In Mycolicibacterium gadium, the genomic window TGCGGCTCGAAGCATTCGAGCAGCTGCCCAAGCACGCTCGTCGTTGCGTGTTCTGGGAGGTCGATCCGTCGACCCTGCAGGGTTCGCAAGCGGGTGGAAATCAGCTGTGGGACCCCGAGTTCGAGAAGGAAGCGTGGCTCTCGATGGTCATGCTCGAGTGGGGTGCGTGCGGGCAGATAGCGGTGCAGTGTCCCGATTCGATGGGAGATGACGCCGTGCCGACCGGCGACGAGGCCTGCCTGGGCTACGCGTTTTATGCGCCGCCGCGCGCGGTGCCGCGGGCCCGGTATTTCCCGTCTGGTCCGGTCAGTGCCGACGCGGTACTGCTCACGACCCTGGGGGTGGAACCCGGGGATGGCGCAGATGCCTTACCGCGCACTCTGATCGCGGCGGTGGTCGGCGATCTCGTCCGTCGTGGCGTGCGCGCGCTCGAGGCGTTCGGTCATACCGCCGATGCGTCCGATCTGACCGACCCGCAGGCGGTGTCGCCTGTCCTGCGACCGATCATCGAGGTGCTGGGGGACTGTTCGGTCGACCAATGCGTACTCGATGTCGACGTGCTGCAGGACGCCGGCTTCGTGGTTGTCTCGCCGCATCCGTACTTTCCGCGGCTCCGGCTGGAGTTGGAACAGGGATTGGGCTGGAAGGCCGATGTCGAGGCGGCTCTGGAGCGCCTGCTGGAAAGCGCTCAGCTGCAACAGCCGGTCGGAGCGGGCGCCGGCCCCTGCTAGTAGGGGCGCCAAGCTAGCTCGGGCTGACGCGCCCGGCCTGGTCGACGGAAAGTTCGTGCGCCAGCAGTTCGGCGAAAGTGAATGTGCCAGTAGGGCGATCGTTCTTGCCGAGCAAGTACAGGCGTTTGACCGCGGCCAGGATGCCCTCGGCGATCGAGTCTCGGGTATGGCTCGAGACCAGCAGTCCGCGGTCGCGCGGATTGGTCACGTAGCCGACGTCGACCTGTACCGTGGGCATGCGGGTGAGCCGCAGCAGATCCCACGTCCGGCCGTGGGTGCGGCAGTCACGTAATCCGGTGCGCGCCACAACTTCTCGCTGAATGAAGTCGGCGAGGTTGCGTCCGATGGTGGACACCGAACCGTGTGCGTTGCCGAAGTGAAACGATGCCACGCCGTTGGCGGCCGGGCTCGGCTGGGTGGCGCAGCGCAGGCTGATCATGAGGTCAGCACCCACCGTGTTGGCGGTCATGGCCCGTGCGGCGTCGAACGGCGAACGGTTGACGGGGCGAGACAGGAACGTCTCCATACCGATCGCGGTCATGCGGCCCTCGAGCCGGCTCGCCAGATCCCACAGGATGTCGGCCTCGCTGATCGGGCCGTCGGGGCTCTGCATGATCAGCCCGTGATCGTCACCCCCGCGGCCCGGATCGATGATGATCCTCTTACCGGACAGCCGCGGTCCGGAGCTTCGAACGAGTTCCTCTTCCCGGATCGCGTGGGGAGAGCCACCGGTGACGCGCGAACCCAGAAAGTACAAGGAGCGCAACGTTTCTGGGCCACAGATGCCGTCCGGATACAGCCCGTACTCGCGCTGGTACGACATCAGCGCGTTGTGTGTGTGCAGGCCGAAATGTCCGTCGACCATGTCGGTGTAAAAGCCGAGATCCTGCAGCCGCGCCTGAAGTGTCGCAACGTCGTCGCCGAACATCGGAGCGCCGAACTGATGGTTGAGCGTGCGTGCGCCCAGGCGGTAGGAGGCTTCTTTCAGCGCGCGGTACGTCGCTTCACCGACGATGCCGTCGACCAACAGGCCGCGGTGCTGTTGGAATGCGCGCACCGCATGGTCGAGTTCACCGTCGAACACGTCGAG contains:
- a CDS encoding acetyltransferase, with amino-acid sequence MPPRITPMRLEAFEQLPKHARRCVFWEVDPSTLQGSQAGGNQLWDPEFEKEAWLSMVMLEWGACGQIAVQCPDSMGDDAVPTGDEACLGYAFYAPPRAVPRARYFPSGPVSADAVLLTTLGVEPGDGADALPRTLIAAVVGDLVRRGVRALEAFGHTADASDLTDPQAVSPVLRPIIEVLGDCSVDQCVLDVDVLQDAGFVVVSPHPYFPRLRLELEQGLGWKADVEAALERLLESAQLQQPVGAGAGPC
- a CDS encoding N-acetylmuramoyl-L-alanine amidase, which produces MSSLRRGDRGSAVTEIRAALTSLGMVENPDDDITTGRHVALDVFDGELDHAVRAFQQHRGLLVDGIVGEATYRALKEASYRLGARTLNHQFGAPMFGDDVATLQARLQDLGFYTDMVDGHFGLHTHNALMSYQREYGLYPDGICGPETLRSLYFLGSRVTGGSPHAIREEELVRSSGPRLSGKRIIIDPGRGGDDHGLIMQSPDGPISEADILWDLASRLEGRMTAIGMETFLSRPVNRSPFDAARAMTANTVGADLMISLRCATQPSPAANGVASFHFGNAHGSVSTIGRNLADFIQREVVARTGLRDCRTHGRTWDLLRLTRMPTVQVDVGYVTNPRDRGLLVSSHTRDSIAEGILAAVKRLYLLGKNDRPTGTFTFAELLAHELSVDQAGRVSPS